The Blautia pseudococcoides genome segment GGGGCTTTTTCTATTTTCCGTGTGTCATCGCACCCATTGCGGTGGCTATTATCTGGAGATGGATCTACAACCCCAATATTGGCTTTATCAATGAATTTTTCAAAGCACTGGGGATCAACTTCTCCCAAGGATGGATATCGGACCCAAATGTCAGCATCTATGCCGTATTCGCGGCAGCTCTGTGGCAGGCCATCGGACAGCCCATGATCTTGTTTCTGGCAGGTCTGCAGGCTATCTCACCGGATGTTCTGGAGGCTGCCACTATTGACGGCGCCAACGGAATTGAACAGTTTTTCCTGATCAAAGTACCGCTCCTTAAGGATACCTTTGTCATTGTTATCGCCACGCTGATCGTGGCAGCTATGAAGGTTTACGATGTGGTACAGGGTCTTACCGGCGGCGGTCCCAACAATGCCACCCAGATGCTTTCCACCTATATGTATTCACAGGTGTTCCAGTACAATAACGTGGGATACGGAACAGCAGTTGCCTGTATTATGGTACTTATGATGATGATCGTTATCATTCCTTATGTATCCTTTACAGCAAAAGAAGATTAGCGGGGAGGGATTATCGTGGAAGGAAAAACAAAGAAAATCACAAAAAAAGCAGTATTATATCTTGTTCTGATCATCCTGGCGCTTATCTGGGTAGTACCCATGTTCACACTGGTGGCAACAGCGGTCAAGAGTAAATCTGATTTCTACAGCGGCGCGGGATTGTTCAGCATGCCGGCACATGTTGCCTGGGACAACTTTGTCAATGCCATTACAAAAGGCCGGCTGTTCACTTATATGAAAAACGACCTGATCGTATCCTGTTTAAAAGTGCCTCTGGGAATTTTCATTGAGGCCCTGGCAGCCTTTGCCCTGACCAGGCTGGAGATCAGGCATAAAACGGGAACTTTTATCTTCTTCCTCATTGGAATGATGCTTCCCATGCAGACAGCCCTGGTACCGATCAATGTGATCTACAGCAAGCTGGGCCTGCTGAATTCTTACTTTGGACTGTTCTATGTATATGTGGGCTTCGGTATCTCCTTTGGTATTCTGATCCTGCGGGGCTTTTTCAACGGTGTCCCCAGGGAGCTTGACGAGGCGGCATACATTGACGGATGCAACAAATGGCAGTTGTTTTATAAAATTATCTTCCCGGTGGCAAAGCCTGCTGTGGCAACACTGATCATCACAGACTTTTTGTCCACATGGAATGAGTACCTGCTGGCAAGTGTTATCATCAATGATAATATGAAGAAAACCGTTCCGGTAGGTATCATGACCTTCGTGGGCGAGCATGGAACAGATTACGGCTATCTGTGCGCGGGCGTGCTGATCTCCGTTGTTCCGGTGCTGATCGTGTATCTGATTTTCCAGAGACATTTTGTGGAAGGCATGGCCGGTGCTGTAAAAGCCTGACCGTTTAAAGAAAAAAATTGGAGGTAGAGTATGGAGACAATGAAGTACAAAAAACAGGTGGAAAAATGGGATGTTTTTGAGGTGGAGATCCAGGGCCCCGCAGCGGGAAATCCATTCACGGACTATGAAGTGACAGGAACCTTTGAGAGCAAAAATGAGTGCACAGAAGCGGACGGCTTTTACGACGGGGACGGTATCTATAAAGTGCGGTTTATGCCCTCCTTTGAGGAGGAATATACCTTCAGGATCCGTGCGGGATTCTTGGATGCCGACCTGGTGGGACGCTTTACAGCCACAGCTCCCGGAAAGGACAATCACGGTCCTGTGAGAGTGGCGAATACATTCCATTTTGCGTACGAGGACGGCACACCTTATTACTCTGTGGGAACGACCTGCTATGTGTGGGACCTGCAGTCCGACGAACTGATCGGGAAGACACTTAAGACTTTAAAGGAGAGCGCTTTTAATAAGATACGGTTCTGCGTTTTCCCGAAACATTATGACTATAACCTGGGGGAACCGCGCTCCTATCCTTACCAGGGAACCCCTATGGATTCCAGTGTGCTCACAAAGGAGAACTTCCAGGAATACACAGGAAGAAGTGAGGGAAATGACTGGGATTTTACCAGATTCAACACGGAACATTTCAGACATATAGAGAAATGCATTGAGGTCCTCAGAGACTTAGGCATCGAGGCGGACCTGATCGTCATGCATCCTTATGACCGCTGGGGATTTTCCTGCATGAAGCCTGAGGAGGATGACCTTTACTGGAAGTATGTGATCGCCCGGTTTGCCGCCTACAGAAATATCTGGTGGTCTCTGGCCAATGAATTTGACCTGTTTGAGGAAAAGAACGTGGAAGACTGGGAGCGTTATGCGAAAATCATCTGCGAAAAAGACCCGTACAAACATCTGCGTTCCATCCACAACTGCAGAAATTTCTACGACCACAACCGCCCATGGATCACGCACTGCAGCATCCAGAGGCAGGATATATACAAATCCGCAGAGATGGTCAATGAATGGCGAGAGAAGTACAAAAAGCCTGTTGTACTGGATGAGATCGCCTACGAGGGAAATATCCAGCACGGCTGGGGAAATATAAGCGGAGAGGAGATGCTGCGCAGATTCTGGGAGGCTGCTGTGCGGGGCGGGTATCCGGGACACGGAGAGACATATATGCATCCCCAGGATATCCTCTGGTGGTCACACGGCGGGGAACTTCACGGGGAGAGCCACAAACGTTTCGGATTCCTTCTGAATGTCATGAAGGAGACGCCGGGCATTGGACTTATGCCTTATGAAAAATGCGGCTGGGATGAAGTGTGTGCCGTACCTGAGGAGAGTACATCCCTGATCAAGGCTGTAAAAGAGTATTATCTGTTTTATTACAGCTTCATGCGCCCTTCCTTCCGGGATTTTTACTTTGACGATGAGACCGCGTTTGAAGTCCGCGTGCTGGATACCTGGAATATGACTGTGGAGAACAGAGGCATCCATAAAGGGAAATTCAGAGTTGAGCTGCCGGGAAAACAGTACATGGCAGTGCAGATAAAAAAAGCATAAGATTTCGTTGGAGGTGAGACGGTGAAAGTAAATATAAGGACCATATCAGAATATACAGGATTTTCTCCGGCTACCGTATCCAATGCTTTGAACCATAAAAAAGGTGTGAATAAGGACACCGCGTCAGAAATCCTCCGTGCAGCCAAGGAACTGGGCTATATCGGGGAGATGGGGATCACGAAGATCAAGCTTGTCATCTATAAGGACAAGGGCCTGATCGTGGATGACAATCCCTTCTTTTCCCTGGTTGTGGATGGATTTGAAAAGGAGTGCAGGGAGGCCGGCTATGAGATGGCGCTCTGTTATCTGGACCGGCAGACAGAGGATTACAAAAGACAGGTGGAAAACCTGTGCCTGGACCGGGCTTCCGCCATTGTACTTCTGGGCACAGAGCTTACAGACGAGGAGGCAGCGGTGTTCAGAGGCATGAAAGTACCCTTTCTGGTGCTGGATTACTGGAACCACGATATGTCGTTTGACGGGGTGTTTATCAACAACGCGGACGCGGCCAGAATGGCCGGGGAGTATCTGATCCAGAAAGGCCATACCAGAATCGGATATCTGCGGGGCAGTTACCGGATCAAGGCGTTCGGCTCCAGAGCTTCCGGATTTCAGATCGCCCTCAATAAGCATAATCTGAGGCTGGAGAACAGGTACACGGTGACCATCGGCGTTACCATGGAGGCTGCCCACCAGGACATGCTGCGGTACCTGGTGGGGAAACCGGAGCTGCCCACCGCTTTTTTTGCGGATAATGACAATCTGGCTCTGGGTGCCATGAAAGCGCTGCAGGAATCCGGCTACCGGGTCCCGCAGGATGTGTCGATCATCGGATTTGATGACCTCCCCTTCTGTGAGATCGCAGTGCCCAGGCTGACAAGCCTCAGGGTGCCCAAGCAGGAGATGGGAAGGCTGGCAGTGCGCCGCATTGTGGAGATGATGCAGGAGAGGAGCACAGCCAAGACAAAGATTCAGATCTGTACGGAATTTATTGAGCGGGACAGTGTCCTTGAACTTAAAAATTAGAAAGCAGGGTGTGTGAGTTTGAATAAGATAAAATTAGGGTTCGCCCCAACACGAAGGAGCATTTTCAGTGCTCCGGATGCCATTAAATATGCGGATTTGACAAGGGAAAGATTGTGTGAACTGGGCGTCTCCTTTGTGGATATTAAGGATATCAATGAGGAAGGACTTCTGTACAACGAGGCAGACAGAATAAAGATCGCGGAGAAATTTAAGGCGGAGAAGGTGGACGGCCTCTTCTTCCCCCACGGCAATTTTGGCACAGAATATGAGGTCGCAAGGCTGGCAAAGGAACTGAATGTTCCGGTGCTTTTATGGGGGCCGAGGGATGAGCGTCCGGATGAGAACGGCGTCCGTCTCCGTGACAGCCAGTGCGGGCTTTTTGCCACCGGAAAGGTTCTCAGAAGATTTCAGGTGCCGTTTACCTACATGACAAACTGCAGGCTTACAGACCCGGAGTTCCAGCGGGGAATCCGGGATTTCCTGGCTGTGTGCAATGTGGTGAAGGTGTTCAGAAATACAAGAATCCTGCAGATCGGGCCGCGCCCGTTTGACTTCTGGAGTACCATGTGCAACGAGGGCGAACTGCTGGAAAGATTTAATATCCAGCTTTCTCCCATACCGATTCCCGAGCTGACAAAAGAGATGAAAAAGGTAAAGGAAGAGGGCACAGAGGTGGTAAAGATCATGGCATACTGTCATGACAATATGTGTGTCAGAATCAGGGAAAATGAGCTGGAAAACGTGGCTGCGCTGAAAGCTGCCATGAAGAATCTGGCAGAGAAATACGGCTGTAATGCCATTGCTATCCAGTGCTGGAATGCCCTTCAGGGAGAAATCGGAATTATGCCCTGTGCGGCCAATTCCCTGCTGAATGAGGAGGGAATCCCGGTCGTCTGTGAGACGGATATACACGGCGCCGTCACAGCACTTCTCATGGAAGCGGCAGGCATGGATGAGGCCAGGACCTTCTTTGCAGACTGGACGGTGCGTCATCCCGACAATGAAAACGGTGAGCTTTTGCAGCACTGCGGCCCCTGGCCTGTCTCTGTGGCAAAGGAAAAGCCATCCATTGGTTATCCCCTGGCCTTTGACCATCCCGGAGCTGTGGAGGCTGAGGCAAAACACGGGGATATGACCCTGTGCCGTTTTGACGGAGACAACGGGGAATACTCCCTGCTTCTGGGGCACGCGAAGGGTGTGGAAGGACCGTATACCAAGGGAACCTATGTCTGGGCCGAGGTGGAGAATCTTAAGCGCCTGGAGGCAAAGCTGGTGGAAGGGCCATACATCCATCACTGTGTGGGTATCCACAAGGATGTGGTGCCCGTGCTCTACGAGGCCTGCAAGTATATAGGTGTAAAACCGGATTTGTATGATCCGATCGAGGAACAGGTTAAGGCATATTTGAGAGGTGAATGAGATGGATGATCTGAAAGCGAAAGTGTTTGATCTGCGCAGGGATACAGTTGATATTATTGTTGCCGGAAAGGGAGGTCATATCGGCGGTGATATGAGTGTTATGGAAATCCTGGCCGCTCTGTATTTCCGTGTTATGAATGTTTCTCCAAAACGGGCAGATGACCCGGACAGGGACCGGTTTGTCCTCAGCAAGGGACATTCCATGGAGGCTTATTATGCGGTGCTGTGCGCAAAGGGATTCCTTGATCTGGAAGAGGTAAAAGAAAAGTTTTCAAAGTTCGGTTCCTCTTACATCGGACATCCAAACAATAAACTGCCGGGGATCGAGATGAATTCCGGTTCCCTCGGACACGGCCTTCCCGTATGCGTGGGAATGGCTCTGGCAGGAAAGATGAACAAAAAGGAATACCGGGTATATACAGTTATGGGAGACGGTGAGCTGGCAGAAGGCTCTGTCTGGGAGGGAGCCATGGCTGCCAACCAGTATCATCTGGATAATCTCTGTGCAGTGGTGGACAGAAACAGGCTGCAGATTTCCGGCTGTACGGAAGATGTGATGGGACATGATGACCTGGCAGAGAGATTTTCCTCTTTCGGATGGCATGTGATCAGTGTGCGGGGAAACGATTTGGATGAACTTCTGCAGGCATTTTCAGAGGCGTCACAGACAAAGGGAAAACCAAGTGTCATCATAGCAAATACCACGAAAGGGTATGGTTCCCCTGTTATGGAAAATAAGGCAAACTGGCATCACAAGGTACCCACACAGGAGGAATATAATCAGATTATCAGTGATTTCGCCGCAGGGAAGGAGGCTGCTCTTCATGAATAAGATAGCAAATAAGCAGGTGATCTGCCAGGTACTGATGGAGAAAGCAAAGACAGATAAAGACGTTGTGGTGCTGTGCAGTGACTCCCGCGGTTCCGCATCCATGACACCTTTTGCAGAGAATTACCCGGAACAGTTTGTGGAGGTGGGCATTGCGGAACAGAATCTGGTGAGCATTTCCGCGGGCCTTGCAAAGTGCGGTAAGAAAGCCTATGCGGTATCCCCCGCCTGCTTTTTATCTACCAGAAGCTATGAGCAGGCAAAGGTGGATGTGGCCTATTCCAACACCAATGTGAAGCTGATCGGTATCAGCGGCGGCATCAGTTATGGTGCCCTGGGCATGAGCCACCACTCTGCCCAGGATATGGCTGCCATGTCAGCAGTTCCGAATATGAGGGTTTACATACCAAGTGATAAAAATCAGACGAAGTGCCTGACTGAGGCGCTGCTGGGGGATGAAAAACCTGCCTACATCCGTGTGGGGAGAAATGCGGTGGAGGATGTCTATGAAGAAGGAAACTGTCCTTTTGAAATGGATAAAGCCACTGTGGTGAAAGAGGGAAAAGACGTGGCGATCGTGGCGTGCGGAGAGATGGTAAAGCCTTCTCTTGACGCAGCGAAGCTGCTGGAAAAGGAAGGCATCAGCGCAGCAGTCCTGGATATGTACTGTGTAAAGCCTTTTGACAAAGAGACTCTGCTTCAGATGGTATCCGGTGTGAAGGCTGTGATCACAGCGGAGGAGCACGCGCCTTTCGGGGGACTTGGCAGTATGGTGAGCCAGGCAGTGGGAAGCGAATGCCCGAAAAAGGTTGTGAACCTGTCCCTGCCGGATGCGCCGGTCATCACAGGAACCTCAAAGGAGGTATTTGATCACTACGGATTAAACGCGGAAGGAATCGCGGCAAAAGCCAGGGAGTTAGTCTGATATGGAGAGATACATACTGGGAATTGACCAGAGCACGCAGGGGACAAAAGCACTGCTTTTTGACGGACAGGGAGCCCTGACTGCCCGTGCGGACCTTCCCCACAGACAGATCATAGACAGCAACGGCTGGGTGGAGCATGACCCGGAGGAGATCTACAGAAACACCATTCAGACGGTTAAGAATGTGGTGGAAAAGGCCGGTATCGATAAGAACCTGATAGCAGGTGCGGGCATCAGCAACCAGAGGGAGACTGCCCTTGCCTGGAAAAAGGACGGCAGACCGGTATATAACGCCGTGGTATGGCAGTGTGCCAGGGGAGAGGGAATCTGCAGCAGGATCGCAGACAGTGCCGGGATGATCAGAGAACGGACAGGGCTTAAGCTCTCCCCCTATTTTTCAGCGGCAAAGATTGCCTGGATACTGGAAAATGTGGAGGGGGCCAGGGAAAGCGCCGAAAAAGGCGATCTGTGTTATGGAACCATGGACAGTTTCCTGGTATACCGGCTCACAGGCGGCAGGTTCTTTCTGACGGATTATTCCAATGCATCCAGAACCCAGCTCTTCAACATCAGGACACTTGCCTGGGAGGAAGAGATCTGCAGGGCCTTTCAAATCCCGGCGGAAAATCTGCCCCGGGTTTCGG includes the following:
- a CDS encoding carbohydrate ABC transporter permease, whose amino-acid sequence is MKNKKNYTRTDKAAYFFLLPAAVIYLSVIVAPVCYSFFISLFKWNGIGEKQFVGLSNYINLFKGDKIFHTAIINNLIWIVLTIFVTMTIALLFAVILSKQFKGRTFFRGFFYFPCVIAPIAVAIIWRWIYNPNIGFINEFFKALGINFSQGWISDPNVSIYAVFAAALWQAIGQPMILFLAGLQAISPDVLEAATIDGANGIEQFFLIKVPLLKDTFVIVIATLIVAAMKVYDVVQGLTGGGPNNATQMLSTYMYSQVFQYNNVGYGTAVACIMVLMMMIVIIPYVSFTAKED
- a CDS encoding DUF5605 domain-containing protein, coding for METMKYKKQVEKWDVFEVEIQGPAAGNPFTDYEVTGTFESKNECTEADGFYDGDGIYKVRFMPSFEEEYTFRIRAGFLDADLVGRFTATAPGKDNHGPVRVANTFHFAYEDGTPYYSVGTTCYVWDLQSDELIGKTLKTLKESAFNKIRFCVFPKHYDYNLGEPRSYPYQGTPMDSSVLTKENFQEYTGRSEGNDWDFTRFNTEHFRHIEKCIEVLRDLGIEADLIVMHPYDRWGFSCMKPEEDDLYWKYVIARFAAYRNIWWSLANEFDLFEEKNVEDWERYAKIICEKDPYKHLRSIHNCRNFYDHNRPWITHCSIQRQDIYKSAEMVNEWREKYKKPVVLDEIAYEGNIQHGWGNISGEEMLRRFWEAAVRGGYPGHGETYMHPQDILWWSHGGELHGESHKRFGFLLNVMKETPGIGLMPYEKCGWDEVCAVPEESTSLIKAVKEYYLFYYSFMRPSFRDFYFDDETAFEVRVLDTWNMTVENRGIHKGKFRVELPGKQYMAVQIKKA
- a CDS encoding transketolase family protein, encoding MNKIANKQVICQVLMEKAKTDKDVVVLCSDSRGSASMTPFAENYPEQFVEVGIAEQNLVSISAGLAKCGKKAYAVSPACFLSTRSYEQAKVDVAYSNTNVKLIGISGGISYGALGMSHHSAQDMAAMSAVPNMRVYIPSDKNQTKCLTEALLGDEKPAYIRVGRNAVEDVYEEGNCPFEMDKATVVKEGKDVAIVACGEMVKPSLDAAKLLEKEGISAAVLDMYCVKPFDKETLLQMVSGVKAVITAEEHAPFGGLGSMVSQAVGSECPKKVVNLSLPDAPVITGTSKEVFDHYGLNAEGIAAKARELV
- a CDS encoding transketolase — translated: MDDLKAKVFDLRRDTVDIIVAGKGGHIGGDMSVMEILAALYFRVMNVSPKRADDPDRDRFVLSKGHSMEAYYAVLCAKGFLDLEEVKEKFSKFGSSYIGHPNNKLPGIEMNSGSLGHGLPVCVGMALAGKMNKKEYRVYTVMGDGELAEGSVWEGAMAANQYHLDNLCAVVDRNRLQISGCTEDVMGHDDLAERFSSFGWHVISVRGNDLDELLQAFSEASQTKGKPSVIIANTTKGYGSPVMENKANWHHKVPTQEEYNQIISDFAAGKEAALHE
- a CDS encoding carbohydrate ABC transporter permease is translated as MEGKTKKITKKAVLYLVLIILALIWVVPMFTLVATAVKSKSDFYSGAGLFSMPAHVAWDNFVNAITKGRLFTYMKNDLIVSCLKVPLGIFIEALAAFALTRLEIRHKTGTFIFFLIGMMLPMQTALVPINVIYSKLGLLNSYFGLFYVYVGFGISFGILILRGFFNGVPRELDEAAYIDGCNKWQLFYKIIFPVAKPAVATLIITDFLSTWNEYLLASVIINDNMKKTVPVGIMTFVGEHGTDYGYLCAGVLISVVPVLIVYLIFQRHFVEGMAGAVKA
- a CDS encoding LacI family DNA-binding transcriptional regulator, whose amino-acid sequence is MKVNIRTISEYTGFSPATVSNALNHKKGVNKDTASEILRAAKELGYIGEMGITKIKLVIYKDKGLIVDDNPFFSLVVDGFEKECREAGYEMALCYLDRQTEDYKRQVENLCLDRASAIVLLGTELTDEEAAVFRGMKVPFLVLDYWNHDMSFDGVFINNADAARMAGEYLIQKGHTRIGYLRGSYRIKAFGSRASGFQIALNKHNLRLENRYTVTIGVTMEAAHQDMLRYLVGKPELPTAFFADNDNLALGAMKALQESGYRVPQDVSIIGFDDLPFCEIAVPRLTSLRVPKQEMGRLAVRRIVEMMQERSTAKTKIQICTEFIERDSVLELKN
- a CDS encoding L-fucose/L-arabinose isomerase family protein translates to MNKIKLGFAPTRRSIFSAPDAIKYADLTRERLCELGVSFVDIKDINEEGLLYNEADRIKIAEKFKAEKVDGLFFPHGNFGTEYEVARLAKELNVPVLLWGPRDERPDENGVRLRDSQCGLFATGKVLRRFQVPFTYMTNCRLTDPEFQRGIRDFLAVCNVVKVFRNTRILQIGPRPFDFWSTMCNEGELLERFNIQLSPIPIPELTKEMKKVKEEGTEVVKIMAYCHDNMCVRIRENELENVAALKAAMKNLAEKYGCNAIAIQCWNALQGEIGIMPCAANSLLNEEGIPVVCETDIHGAVTALLMEAAGMDEARTFFADWTVRHPDNENGELLQHCGPWPVSVAKEKPSIGYPLAFDHPGAVEAEAKHGDMTLCRFDGDNGEYSLLLGHAKGVEGPYTKGTYVWAEVENLKRLEAKLVEGPYIHHCVGIHKDVVPVLYEACKYIGVKPDLYDPIEEQVKAYLRGE